From the genome of Nasonia vitripennis strain AsymCx chromosome 1, Nvit_psr_1.1, whole genome shotgun sequence, one region includes:
- the LOC100113669 gene encoding interferon-related developmental regulator 2 isoform X2, whose amino-acid sequence MSQGGKRAEVTSDDDSLNDACSIASGQSDNRSVLEDVNDNEIDDVTQQEAFEEKLKEAIDGLTQKNTKGRVVCFQGVEKIFAIKYVPEFVEDRKMTIADSIEKGLKKGRGEEQSSAARLSTLLCVQLGMYDSAETMCKDLKSTLTFIANDNTASLNGRSECCWALSMNQFLSGNDASDTIEITHFLSSVFAGSYLKGNGAVATVSAEVASLHAAAISAWTLLLTIMAPSDVYNLFGSSQTGSPLMPTLNRLSELLQSPHLDVRISAGEALAVIFELGRDYAEDYEEEWALDLVEILKDLATDSNKYRAKKDRKQQRASFRDILRYIEEDIIPETHVKFGKETLYLEGWCARTQYNACCRLLGPGINIHLAENQLLREIFHLGNRVVSLAGMTHKTSKREKTLMNAAAFKARTIQMNKVRDKRSVALAI is encoded by the exons ATGA GTCAAGGAGGAAAGAGGGCCGAAGTAACATCAGATGACGATTCACTCAATGATGCATGCAGCATTGCCAGTGGTCAGTCAGACAATCGCAGTGTCCTAGAGGATGTCAACGATAACGAAATCGATGATGTAACCCAGCAAGAGGCTTTTGAAGAAAAACTCAAGGAAGCCATTGATGGCTTGACACAAAAGAACACCAAGGGCAGGGTAGTCTGCTTCCAGGGCGTTGAAAAGATCTTTGCCATCAAGTATGTTCCAGAATTTGTTGAGGATAGAAAGATGACCATCGCAGATTCTATTGAGAAAGGACTGAAGAAGGGCCGTGGCGAGGAGCAATCTTCCGCAGCAAGATTGAGTACGTTGCTTTGTGTTCAATTAGGCATGTACGACAGTGCTGAGACAATGTGCAAAGATCTCAAATCTACATTAACTTTCATTGCCAATGACAACACTGCTTCTCTTAATGGAAGATCCGAG tgctGCTGGGCTCTGAGTATGAATCAGTTTTTGTCCGGAAACGACGCATCGGACACTATCGAAATTACACACTTTTTGTCCAGTGTTTTCGCTGGTTCTTATTTAAAAGGAAATGGTGCTGTAGCTACAGTTTCTGCCGAAGTCGCATCGCTACACGCGGCTGCTATTTCCGCGTGGACTTTACTTTTAACCATTATGGCTCCTTCAGACGTTTACAATTTATTTGGAAGCAGCCAGACTGGCAGTCCTTTAATGCC AACGCTCAATCGATTGAGTGAATTGCTTCAGTCACCACACCTGGATGTACGTATATCCGCCGGCGAAGCTTTGGCTGTGATTTTCGAGCTCGGTCGCGATTATGCCGAAGACTACGAGGAGGAGTGGGCACTAGACTTAGTAGAGATTCTCAAAGACTTGGCCACCGACTCAAATAAATACAGAGCAAAAAAAGATCGCAAACAGCAGCGTGCAAGTTTCAGAGACATTTTACGGTACATTGAA GAGGATATCATTCCAGAAACTCACGTCAAATTTGGCAAGGAAACGTTGTATCTCGAAGGCTGGTGCGCCCGCACGCAATATAACGCCTGCTGTCGGTTACTCGGCCCTGGCATTAACATTCACCTGGCTGAGAATCAGTTACTTCGCGAAATTTTCCATCTCGGCAATCGAGTGGTTAGTCTAGCTGGTATGACACATAAAACGAGCAAACGGGAAAAG ACTTTAATGAACGCTGCAGCATTCAAGGCCCGCACAATTCAGATGAACAAAGTCCGAGACAAGCGCTCCGTTGCCTTGgcaatataa
- the LOC100113669 gene encoding interferon-related developmental regulator 2 isoform X1: protein MPGKGSRKGKSGQGGKRAEVTSDDDSLNDACSIASGQSDNRSVLEDVNDNEIDDVTQQEAFEEKLKEAIDGLTQKNTKGRVVCFQGVEKIFAIKYVPEFVEDRKMTIADSIEKGLKKGRGEEQSSAARLSTLLCVQLGMYDSAETMCKDLKSTLTFIANDNTASLNGRSECCWALSMNQFLSGNDASDTIEITHFLSSVFAGSYLKGNGAVATVSAEVASLHAAAISAWTLLLTIMAPSDVYNLFGSSQTGSPLMPTLNRLSELLQSPHLDVRISAGEALAVIFELGRDYAEDYEEEWALDLVEILKDLATDSNKYRAKKDRKQQRASFRDILRYIEEDIIPETHVKFGKETLYLEGWCARTQYNACCRLLGPGINIHLAENQLLREIFHLGNRVVSLAGMTHKTSKREKTLMNAAAFKARTIQMNKVRDKRSVALAI from the exons ATGCCAGGCAAAGGAAGTAGGAAAGGAAAATCCG GTCAAGGAGGAAAGAGGGCCGAAGTAACATCAGATGACGATTCACTCAATGATGCATGCAGCATTGCCAGTGGTCAGTCAGACAATCGCAGTGTCCTAGAGGATGTCAACGATAACGAAATCGATGATGTAACCCAGCAAGAGGCTTTTGAAGAAAAACTCAAGGAAGCCATTGATGGCTTGACACAAAAGAACACCAAGGGCAGGGTAGTCTGCTTCCAGGGCGTTGAAAAGATCTTTGCCATCAAGTATGTTCCAGAATTTGTTGAGGATAGAAAGATGACCATCGCAGATTCTATTGAGAAAGGACTGAAGAAGGGCCGTGGCGAGGAGCAATCTTCCGCAGCAAGATTGAGTACGTTGCTTTGTGTTCAATTAGGCATGTACGACAGTGCTGAGACAATGTGCAAAGATCTCAAATCTACATTAACTTTCATTGCCAATGACAACACTGCTTCTCTTAATGGAAGATCCGAG tgctGCTGGGCTCTGAGTATGAATCAGTTTTTGTCCGGAAACGACGCATCGGACACTATCGAAATTACACACTTTTTGTCCAGTGTTTTCGCTGGTTCTTATTTAAAAGGAAATGGTGCTGTAGCTACAGTTTCTGCCGAAGTCGCATCGCTACACGCGGCTGCTATTTCCGCGTGGACTTTACTTTTAACCATTATGGCTCCTTCAGACGTTTACAATTTATTTGGAAGCAGCCAGACTGGCAGTCCTTTAATGCC AACGCTCAATCGATTGAGTGAATTGCTTCAGTCACCACACCTGGATGTACGTATATCCGCCGGCGAAGCTTTGGCTGTGATTTTCGAGCTCGGTCGCGATTATGCCGAAGACTACGAGGAGGAGTGGGCACTAGACTTAGTAGAGATTCTCAAAGACTTGGCCACCGACTCAAATAAATACAGAGCAAAAAAAGATCGCAAACAGCAGCGTGCAAGTTTCAGAGACATTTTACGGTACATTGAA GAGGATATCATTCCAGAAACTCACGTCAAATTTGGCAAGGAAACGTTGTATCTCGAAGGCTGGTGCGCCCGCACGCAATATAACGCCTGCTGTCGGTTACTCGGCCCTGGCATTAACATTCACCTGGCTGAGAATCAGTTACTTCGCGAAATTTTCCATCTCGGCAATCGAGTGGTTAGTCTAGCTGGTATGACACATAAAACGAGCAAACGGGAAAAG ACTTTAATGAACGCTGCAGCATTCAAGGCCCGCACAATTCAGATGAACAAAGTCCGAGACAAGCGCTCCGTTGCCTTGgcaatataa
- the LOC107982210 gene encoding uncharacterized protein LOC107982210 gives MQIEYYKKKCAEKEKENEQLKLAMNANEETTKTVKGTGIASTQQEKDAVGLLHNIFELNQKDIDNIDGDKELTHIKKGVYINSLAYKDAFKSDNCQSFFTIKNRGIYGENDLLTRCVKKIAGSEERPLSPIKKEVVEDEFYKFLNIKRYPLHMIDNEMKKVNRYQHNSISSVKKSYRRRNKSKNDNESNGTGS, from the exons ATGCAAATCGAGTATTACAAGAAGAAATGtgcggaaaaagaaaaagagaacgAACAATTAAAACTTGCTATGAATGCAAATGAAGAAACTACGAAGACAGTTAAGGGTACGGGCATTGCTTCTACACAGCAAG aaaaagatGCAGTAGGACTTCTTCATAACATATTTGAACTGAACCAAAAGGATATTGACAACATAGATGGTGACAAAGAGTTAACACACATTAAGAAGGGGGTTTATATCAATTCATTAGCATACAAAGATGCTTTCAAAAGCGATAATTGTCAGTCATTTTTTACGATTAAGAATCGAGGTATTTATGGCGAAAATGATTTGTTAACCCGGTGTGTGAAAAAGATTGCTGGCTCAGAAGAGCGCCCTCTTTCTCCAATTAAAAAAGAAGTCGTGGAGGACGAATTCTATAAATTTCTGAATATAAAACGGTATCCACTTCATATGATAGATAATGAAATGAAGAAAGTAAACAGATATCAACATAATTCGATTTCATCTGTTAAGAAATCCTACAGAAGAAGGAACAAATCCAAGAATGATAATGAAAGCAATGGCACAGGAAGTTAA